From a region of the Malania oleifera isolate guangnan ecotype guangnan chromosome 12, ASM2987363v1, whole genome shotgun sequence genome:
- the LOC131144785 gene encoding uncharacterized protein LOC131144785, which produces MGKLICDSTAVAETLQTSSPTIPWRDPTAASLDRIGAVDLVDQITWENVTGLEDQQRRYLQRLHAKGVLWKHPEDNSKASPSPPRSVVFRLSHGGDVEADGNCLFTASRKAMACGIDARELRRRTVKRFLEDIGSASVSEREAIDEAIKHMYAPDLKSGWGIHVVQEVKLLAKKEEREGLDAAIDDLVHLGMQREMAAESICKERCIAVDDAPSWAKYMSISGSPGDEYDIITLQYTEEGLLSVDENREGHAAAFGDDIAIECLATEFKREIYVVQAHGSDAMVDEENCVFFLPHRPRGQICELPFFLFMKGTGWCGAGADHYEPLIAHPSSLVSQEKVAVVL; this is translated from the exons atgGGAAAGCTTATATGCGATTCGACGGCGGTCGCCGAAACGTTGCAGACCTCGTCGCCGACCATCCCATGGAGAGATCCGACGGCAGCTTCGCTCGATCGCATTGGAGCTGTAGATCTCGTTGATCAGATCACGTGGGAGAATGTAACCGGCTTAGAAGATCAGCAAAGACGCTACCTACAGAGACTGCACGCAAAGGGAGTGCTGTGGAAACATCCAGAGGATAACAGCAAGGCCTCGCCGTCGCCGCCGAGATCGGTGGTTTTTCGGTTGTCGCACGGCGGAGACGTGGAGGCTGACGGGAACTGCCTTTTCACGGCGTCGCGGAAGGCGATGGCGTGTGGGATCGACGCGCGCGAGCTGAGACGGAGGACGGTCAAGAGGTTCTTAGAGGATATTGGATCTGCGAGTGTTTCCGAGAGAGAGGCGATCGATGAGGCCATTAAGCACATGTATGCTCCGGATCTGAAGTCTGGATGGGGAATACATGTGGTTCAGGAGGTGAAATTGTTGGCGAAGAAGGAGGAGCGTGAGGGATTGGATGCGGCGATTGACGATCTTGTTCACCTCGGGATGCAGAG AGAAATGGCTGCTGAATCTATTTGCAAGGAGAGATGTATAGCAGTGGATGATGCTCCCAGTTGGGCGAAATACATGTCCATATCTGGCTCTCCTGGTGATGAATATGATATCATCACCTTGCAATATACTGAGGAGGGTTTATTATCTGTAGATGAGAACAGGGAAGGACACGCTGCTGCTTTTGGGGATGATATAGCAATAGAATGTCTTGCAACAGAGTTCAAAAGAGAAATTTATGTG GTACAGGCACACGGATCAGATGCAATGGTTGATGAAGAAAATTGTGTTTTTTTCCTCCCACACCGTCCAAGGGGTCAAATTTGTGAACTTCCATTTTTTCTTTTCATGAAAGGCACAG GTTGGTGTGGTGCTGGAGCTGATCACTATGAGCCCCTTATTGCTCATCCTTCTTCACTTGTTTCCCAGGAAAAGGTTGCAGTGGTACTCTGA